The genome window ACAGTGGAGACTTGGAAAAAGCAGCTTCCCGGCTGGTGGAGGAGGCCTTGGAAAAGGGCGGGCATGATAATATTACGGTTGTACTGATCAGGCTCGAGGCAGCATGACCCGGACTACCGCAGCTCCACCCATAGCAAGGAAGAGGCAGGGGGAGGTGGTTTAGCCATGGCCAGGTTGATCGTCAAATTCAGAGGTGCCGTAGTGCAGGAACATCTCCTGGACAAACCATCCATCCGCATAGGCAGGAGAGAAGGAAACGACATTCGAATAGACAATCTGGCCGTCTCAGGCAACCACGCAAAGATAGAAAAGATAGATGGATCTTACATAATCGTGGATCTAAAGAGCACAAATGGAACCTTTGTGAACAACAAGAAGATAGTTCAGGCCAGGCTTCGCCATTTAGATGAAATAATGATCGGAAAGCACATTCTCATATTCGAGGATGAGTCCCAGGAACCTCAGCCAAGGCAAGAAGAATCTCAGCAACTTCCTCCAGAGCCCATTGAGGAGCACTCCCCCAGCAGAACCACAGGGGAGTTCACGGGCAAACCAGCGGTGCTCAGATTTCTGGAGCCTGCCCGCCACAGCGAGGTCTTGCTTCACAAGAAGATCACTGTCATAGGCCGAAGGGAGGATGCTGAAGTCAGACTGCGAGGGCTTTTTGAACCCAAGGTGGCAGCCATCATTGCCAGGAAAGCTAAGGGGTATTCTCTGCTCCCAGAGGCAAAGGCCAGGGTCCTCTTGAATGGACAACAAATTTCCCAGCGCACGGATTTGAAAAGCGGTGATGTCATAGAGATTGGCTCGCTAAAGCTGGTCTTCTCAGAGAGCTGAAGGAGTTCATTAAGAATGGTGCTGGCCAAGAGTTTTTATGGAGTGAGGCTTGGAAGCGGATCTGTCTTGGAAGATGGGAATCATCCTTTTAGCATAGCAGGCTTGCGCTGGGCAGCCTTGAGCGGACGGGATGGGCATTGATTAGGGACACCCTAGAGCCTCAGGATTTGGACAAGGACACCATGGGAGAAAACCCCACGGCAAACGAGTCCTTTGGTGAATACCTGCTCAGGGAGCGTCAACTGCGCAACATTTCCCTGGAAGAGATATCCCAGAGGACGCGCATATCATTGAGAGTGCTTAAGGCATTGGAAGAGGAACGATGGGAAGAGCTTCCGGCGGATGTGTACATTAGAGGGTTTTTGAGAACCTACTCGCGTTACTTGGGTCTTGATGAAAATGAAGTCTTGGTGCGTTATGAGGACCAGCGACCCGGTGTTGCAGCCCCCAGCAAAGATCTTTTCCGTCCCATAGGCAGGCCCAGACCAAGGCGCAGGAGGCTTTGGTTACTCTTAGTGATTCTTGGCTTTGCCCTTTTGGCTCTTTACTGGTTCTGGGGACGCCATCTTTTTCTGGGGTATGACATTTCAACCAGGCCTGCCCCGCCAGGCCCACATCTTCGCCCTGTGCCCATGCCCCCGGCCCCCCCCAATGGAAGTTGATGCTGTTGGCAATGGAACATAAGCGGTGATGGCCAGTGGTCAGCATGACAAGTAGGCTCGTCAGAGGAGGTCGGGGGCTGCCAAGTCCCAAGGTTACCTGGAATCAGGATCCATGCACTTGAAAAAATGGAAAAAGCGGCTTAAGAGAGGGCCCGGAGCGTGGGCGGCATTTTTCGGGCTGGGATTGCTTTATGTGGTATTGCATCTGGTCCCCATAAATGCACTACCAAGAGTAGGTCTTTGGGTTGGAAGGATGATCGCCCTTCTTGGTGGTCCTAGAAGACGCATTGCATTGAGAAATCTGAGTAAGGCATTTGGCTCATCTTTGGGTTTTCACAGCAAGCGAGAGCTGGTCCAGAGGCTTTTGAAAACTCTCGGCCTTACCCTTGCAGAATTGGGGCATCCAGGCTTCATGAGCTTGGATTCTCTGCGCGAGAGAGTACCCATCCAGGGTCTGGAGCACTTGCAACAAGCCTTGTCTCAAGGTAGGGGAGTTATTTTGGCTACAGCCCATTTCGGAAATTTTCCTCTCATATTGGCCAGGCTGGGGCTGGAGGGATATCACGTCGGGGTAATAATCAGGGATCCACGCCACAGGCCGGTGGCGCGTTTTCTGGATAGATGGAGGGCCAGTTACAATGTCAAAACGCTCAAGGATAAACCTCGGTGGGCCTCGGTGAAAGAGGCTCTGGCCCTTCTTCGTGAAAATGGAATACTCGTGTTGCACGTAGATCTGAATGTCTCGGAGGGAGGTCTTTACGTGCCTTTTTTTGGACATTGGCTTCCCACCTTCAGAGGTCCTGCAATGTTGGCCCTTCGCTCTGGAACCCCCTTGTTGCCCACCTTCATAAGAAGGCTTCACGGTCTGCACCACAGGCTAAGTATCCATCCCCCCATCCAGGTGCAGCTTTGCGGTGATCGGGAGGAAGACACCTGGCGCATTCTTCTGGCTTTGAACCAAGAAACCGAGAAGATCATCAGTCAGTATCCTGACCAATGGTGGTGGATCCACAGAAGGTTTAGAAAAGAAAAACCTGCTTCAGAGGTAGGTCGCTCTTTGCATGCCCAGGCCTAGATACTTCTTCCCAACCCTTGGATTACCATGACCTGCGTGATTCATACGGGAGCTGATGCGGGCAGGACGAAGGTTTTTGGGGATAAACCCATTTAATGAAATCCGGCCTGGCTTTCTGTATGGGGTCTCTCCCCACTTGTAGAAAGAGACTCCAGAGCAGAGCCAAACCTGACTTGCCTGACACCCAGGCAACACCCCTGGGACGGCCAGTAATGGGCAAGAATTCCTTTATTGGCCGGATAAGGACTTGAAGCCGTATTTTTTGAGCTTATACCTTAACATGCGTTCGCTCAGACCCAGGATCTTTGCAGCCTTGCTTTGGTTGAAGCGGGCCTCCAGCATAGCTTTTTCTATCAAACGCCTTTCCAGGGATTCCACAGCTGCTCGGAGTCCCTTTTTTTCTTCTACCTGTTCTGAAAAGACCGTTTCCTTGGTTCGAAGTCCAAAGGGCAAATCCTGGCTCTGGATCACCGTGTCCCTGGTTATAACCACTGCACGCTCCACTATGTTCTCAAGCTCTCTTACGTTTCCCGGATAGTCATACTTGTACAGAAGATCCATGGCCTCACGGCTCACCCCCTGGATTTTTTTACCGTTGTCCCTGGCATAGCGCTTGAGGAAGTGCTCTACAAGGGGACGGATGTCCTGGCGCCTTTCCCTCAGAGGGGGCACCTTTATGGTCACCACATTGAGCCGGTAAAAGAGGTCTTCCCTGAAGGAGCCTTCTTTGATAGCAGACTCCAGATCCTTGTGGGTTGCGCTTATGAGCCTTACGTCAGCGTGCAAAGTGGTGGTCCCTCCCACCCTTTGGAACTCCCCCTCCTGGAGGAACCTCAGCAGCTTTACCTGCACGGGGGGGGAGAGATCCCCTATTTCATCCAAAAAGAGAGTACCGCCGTCGGCCTGCTCAAATCTGCCTATGCGCCGCTGTATTGCTCCGGTAAAGGCCCCTTTCTCATGGCCGAAAAGTTCGCTTTCCAAGATGGACTCTGGTAAGGCAGCACAATTCACCGTTACCATAGGCTTTTGGCTGCGGGGGCTCAAGGAGTGGATAAGCCTGGCCAGAAGCTCCTTGCCAGTGCCGCTTTCCCCCAGAATCAATACAGCGGCCTTGCTGGGAGCCACCCTCCCTGCAAGGTTCACCACCTCCGCCATCTCCGGGCTCTTGTAAATCATCTCCCCGGGATCCACCCCTTTTTCACGCAGCCTCTCCCTGAGCAGATCGTTCTCCCTTATCAAAGTGCGGCGTTCCGCCACCCTCCCCAAGGTGATGAGTAATTCCTCCAGGTCTATGGGCTTGGTCACATAGTCAAAGGCTCCCTTTTTCATGGCCTCCACGGCGCTCTCTACGGTCCCGAAGGCAGTTACCATCAGCACGTCCAGATCAGGCTGGATCTTCTTGGCCTGTTCCAGCACCTCCAGACCGCTCATACCCGGCATCTTCTGATCCATGACCACCACGTCAAAGGTACGCTCCCTCAGAAGATCCAGGGCCCTTGGGCCGTCTTGGGCCTCTGCCACCTGGTGTCCCTGTTTCCTTAGGAACCCGGCCAGCATTTGCCTCTGGGATGACTCATCTTCCACGATCAGCAGTTCCAGCGGTTTCATGGCTGACGGGCCTCTCTCAAGCAGTGTGTGATCTTGGAAGGGAAACAAAAAAGCTTGTGCCCTTGCCTTCTTGGCTTTCCACTGTTATGTCTCCTCCGTGCAACCGCACTATCTCTCTGGCTATATGAAGCCCCAGTCCTAGGCCTCTGGCCTTGGTGGAGTAACCTGGCTCGAAGATCTTTTCAAGCTCTTCTCCACTTATCCCTCTTCCGCTGTCATGGATCTCCAGCACTACCCTTGATCTGTCCTCTGTTTTATAACCCAACCTCAAAACACCCCCTTGCTGACCCATTGCTTCCATGGCATTTACGGTCAGGTTCAGTAAGGCCTGCATTATCCTGTCGGGATCCACCAGGACCCTCGTCTCATTATCCTCCCCTGACACAACAATCTGGATGCCACAGGAGGAGGCCTGGGGTTGGATCAGGACAGACAAACGATCCAGCAGCTCTCTGGCCATGAGCTCCTTCACCTCCAGAGCGCCTTTTCTGGTCAGCCCCAAGAACTCCTCCACTATGCGGTTGATTCTTTGGATTTCTCCTCTGATGACATTTACCAGACGAGAGAACTCTTTCTGGGAATTCTCCTGGGAGGGTGCATACTCTCTGCCCACCATCTGGACCGCCATGCTGATGGCATTGAGGGGATTTCTCACCTCGTGGGCCACAGCCGCAGCCAGCCTTCCCAAAGAGGAAAGGCTTTCAGCCTTTTGTAGCCTATCTCTCATTTCCTGAATCCTGGAGCGATGACGGTTTTCTTCCCTGTACAGGAAGCCCACAGCCAAAAAAGCCAACAGGGTCATCATCCCGCTGGAAAGATAAATCTGGATTCGGTTTGTCTCCAGAAGGGAATCCATCTCACCTGGGTCAAGCCCCACATGGGCAGTCCCCACTACTTTCTCATCCATTCTAAAAGGTAGAACTATTTCAAGCACTTGTCTTCCATCTGAAGTCTCCTGCCTGAGGGCCCTGGCAGCAACTAGAGACTCAGCTTTGCTGTGAGCTCCTGTTTTCTTGGGCATGGCCTCCCCAGCCTCGGCCAAGAGCGCACCACCTTCATCAATCACCCGCATGTAGAGCACTCCTTTTCTCCAGCCCCCCACTTCCAATGCCTCCTGGATTGCGGCCTTCAGTCTCCAGGCCAGCAGTTCCTCTTGTCCCAAGGCCAGCAACACCAGACCGTTTCCACTGCTTCTTCGTAAGGCCACATATGGAAAAGCCCTCAGGCCACTGCGCCAAGGAAAAAGCTTCAGGGACACCCACTTTGCTTCTTTCAGCAGAGTTGTGGCTTGCCCCATGATCTCCTGAGAAATGGGCCCGCTTGCCTTGAGGATCTGCCCTTTTTCATCCACAAAGGCTATGGCTTGAAGACTCATGAGCCTTGCCATTTTCCTTAATTCTTCAGGAGGAAGATTCCCCTGTTCCTCTAGGGCATCCAACTCCCTTGCCGCCTCTATGAGGGAGGTGGCCAGGGCTTCGTGTGCCAAGTTGGTAGTCTCCCCAAGACCCGAGCCCCCACCACTGAAGGGGTCGTAAAGCTCCTCCATTTTATTAAGATAAGAAAAAAGCTCTCTGGATATCCTCTCCACACCCTCCACAATGGAGGAGGCCTTGTTCTCTTGCACCTGGAGAAGTGTTGCCTCCATCCTCCTGGAATTCAAGAAAGCCAGTCCCAAAAAAAGAATCACAAAAATGACTCCCGCCAGACTGACAACTAAAGGCTGGACAAGACCCGATGGTGCTAACTCGGGCTTGATTCTTCTGGAATTGTTTGCTCTTTTCTCTGTCAAGTCTCACCCCTCTTAGCAGGCCCTGATCTTTGTGGGCCTCCCAAAAGAAACATGACCAGGAAAAACCTTATACCCCTGTTGCCCTTACTGCTTTCTTGGACTTCCGGGGATTCCCTTGCTCCAATTTGCTAAAAACATACCATAATTAATGCATCCAGACACGCAGCCCACAAGTAATGCCAGGAAAATATGGCCTTCCCCCAAGGATATGTTGCTTGTTCCATGAAAGAGGACCAGTCAGAGATCCCTCTTGGTTTAAGAACCGTGAACAGGCCATGGCATGCCCTTGTATTTTGCGACAATAATGTCGAAAGAGCAGCCATGTCCATATCCATTGTTTAGATATATGAATTTACTTGCTTTTTTCTTCGTGGATCCTGATTCCCTCGACATTTCTTGCCCTAGGCCCAATCTTTTTTCAAAGAAAGGTCTCGAGCCTCAATTACTTGAAAATCCTAACATAATACAAACTGGCACGGCTTGTGCTTTCAAGAAAGCAACAAAGGCCATGCGAGGCCAAAAAAAACAGGGTTTCCAAAAGAGGAACCCCATAGAGTGACAAGGAGGGTAAAGGAGATGAAAAGACGGTTGGCAGTTTTGATTGCAGGAGTCGTTCTTCTGGGATGGGCAGCCAATTCCTTGGCTGGCCCCGGATGGGGAAGAGGCATGGGACCAGGGGGAGGCCCCGGCCCTCATCCTTATATGGCCTCCTATCTGGGACTCACCCAGGAACAGGAAGCTCAACTACAGGCCATGAGGGAGAAGCATTTCAAGGAGATCTCCCCCTTGCAGCAAGAGCTTTTCAACAAGAGGCAAGAACTCAGACTTCTTTGGACAAGTCCCAACCCAGATGCAGAACAAATCATAGCCAAGCAAAGAGAGATAAACCAACTCCAGGGCCAGATTCAAGAGATGTCCACGAAACATCTCCTGGAGGCCAGAAGCATTCTTACCCCAGAGCAGCAACAGAAGCTGGGCTCAGGCAGAGGGCCGGGGCTTGGGGCCGGCTGGGGTAGAGGAGCCATGAGAGGTTGTTGGTAGGCACAAGGGGGGCAGGGGCAACCCTGCTCCCAGAAAATCCCATGGCTTGGGCCATCCGCGGGGAAGGGTGAAACTGGGGCTGGCCGCAAGTAATTCTGCTTAAGACTCGCTATGTACAGCTTACCCTTTCACGGTGGCAATAGACGGTCAGTCTGCCTCCCCGCACAGATCCCAGGAGGGTCATCCCCACGTTCTCGGCCAGGGCTACACCCAAGGCCGTGGCGGCCGATCGGGATGCCACCACTGCAATACCCACCCGGGCAGCCTTAAGCACTATCTCGGAGGAAGCCCGGCCCGTGGTGAGAAGTATCTTGTCCTCCAGTGGAATCTTGTTTTTCATGGCGTGTCCCACAATCATGTCCACCGCGTTGTGGCGTCCGATGTCCTCCCTGAAAACCAACAATTGATCGGCACTGGCCAGACCCGCTGCATGGGTGGCACGAGCCTCTTTGTAAAGGCTTCCTCTGATACTGGCTTGATGCATCAACTCCACTATTTTCTCTGGGCTCAATTTGGGTCCGGGCCCCACCCTCTTGATCTGAATCCCGTCCAAAGGTTGATAATACAGACTCGCCCTTCCACATCCGGCACCAAGGGTCCTTTTATGCAGGAGCTCTTGCCTGAGCTTGCGTTTTTCCTTGAGCTCCACCCACACAAAACCGCCCCTATCATCCGTTCTTAAAGACAAAACCTCCTCCCAGCTATCCAAGATCCCCTCGGAACGCAAAAAACCAACTGCCAGTTCCTCTGGATGCTGCCCTGTGCAAAGAAGCGTTACCAGCTCTTGCCCGTCCAGGTAAATGGTAAGAGGTAATTCCCTGACCAGATTCACCTGGGACTCCGTGAGAATCCCATTTTGCAGCACTAGAACTCTTCTGTTTTCTATGATCTCGTCCTTCATATCGCACACATCCGCCCCTTGATTCCCAGTTCAACGCCAGTTTCCACTGTCCCATTGCCATTGCCCGTCTTGGACTGCCCCCAGGGTACCTTTGCCATTTTCTATTTCCTCAAGACCCTCTTGTCTCCCACCCGCATGGTGAGTTTTGTTCTGTCAAAGTACTCCAACAGGGGGATCATGTACTTCCTGGAGAGGCCCGTCATCTCTTTGAAGTCCAAGGGCTGTATCTCGCCCTTTTCTTTTAGAAAAGCCACAAGTTTCTCCTCCAAGGCCCGAATCTCCCCCGAGTGAAAGTAAAGGCCTTCTTTCACCTTTATCAGTTTCCCCTGTCGAACCATGAGTTCCAACAGATCCCTGGCCTCTTTTTCCTGAAGCTTAAGCCTCTCCTCTACCTCTTTCTGCAATGGAGGTTGAAGCCCCACGCTCAGGAAAAGAGCCTCCAGTTCCTTTAGACGGGCCTGTTGTTTTTCTCCGAGATTTACCTTGTGGCCCTTCCATCGCCACCTGTCGCCCTCCACCACCACCTCCCCCTCTTCCAGAAGACCCTGCAAAACCTGGGAGAAAAGCCTGCTGGAGGGTCGGGATGCACATCTGCCTCTCAAGTCTTCTTTGGGGATCCCAGGCTCCAGAGGATGCCCGTGGAAGTACTGCTGAAGTGCTTTGAGCACCTCAGCCCTAACCATGGAATAAACCTCCGTGGCCACAAAAAGCATGTCTTCCTGCCTGCTTCTGCCTCCTGTGCCCGAGTCTATCTCTTTGGCATCAGCCTTGAACCTAGGAGATTCCAGCACCTGAGCCCAAAGCTCTTCTGCCAGATTGAGCCTTTGCACCAGCTCAGCCTTGGTCATCCCCTTGGTGCCGCTGGCTTTGATCAAACTCAGGCTAATCCTTATGGGATCTCCGCTTTTGAGTTCTTCCAGGTAGGACATGACCTCTTGGGAATTGCGTTTGTGTTTTCGAGGAAAACCATCCAGTACAAGACCCCCTCCGATGGTGTAGGCAGGGGAATAGCTACGAATAACGAAGGGATCCCCGTGGACCACCACCGTAGGGGATTCCAGCCGGATCTGAACCTCAGCCTCCTCTCCAGGTTCCAGGACCTCCCGATCCAGCAACACAACCCTAGCCAGGATCTCTGCGGTGCCAGTATGAAACCTGACTCGGGCCCTGTTCTTGAGCTTCCAGGGGGCTGAGACAAGATACTCCAAGTGGGCATCCACCATGTGGGTCACAGGAAGAGAATCAGGAGGTATCAGCACATCGCCCCTTTCTATTTGCTCCTTTTCAACGCCCTGAAGATTCA of bacterium contains these proteins:
- a CDS encoding helix-turn-helix domain-containing protein — its product is MIRDTLEPQDLDKDTMGENPTANESFGEYLLRERQLRNISLEEISQRTRISLRVLKALEEERWEELPADVYIRGFLRTYSRYLGLDENEVLVRYEDQRPGVAAPSKDLFRPIGRPRPRRRRLWLLLVILGFALLALYWFWGRHLFLGYDISTRPAPPGPHLRPVPMPPAPPNGS
- a CDS encoding Spy/CpxP family protein refolding chaperone, which codes for MKRRLAVLIAGVVLLGWAANSLAGPGWGRGMGPGGGPGPHPYMASYLGLTQEQEAQLQAMREKHFKEISPLQQELFNKRQELRLLWTSPNPDAEQIIAKQREINQLQGQIQEMSTKHLLEARSILTPEQQQKLGSGRGPGLGAGWGRGAMRGCW
- the selB gene encoding selenocysteine-specific translation elongation factor, translating into MREIIIGTAGHIDHGKTALVEALTGINTDRLKEEKLRGITIELGFAHLSLPSGRLAAVVDVPGHERFVKTMVAGATGVDLVLLVVAADEGIMPQTREHLDICQLLRVKKGLVALTKVDLVEEEWLQMVEEDLREFLQGTFLEGAPVVRTSALTRQGLGDLLEKLDGLASQIQERPPAWYFRLPIDRSFTIKGFGTVVTGTLVAGRIREGDPVEVAPRGIRTKVRGLQVHGMAVKESFGGMRTAVNLQGVEKEQIERGDVLIPPDSLPVTHMVDAHLEYLVSAPWKLKNRARVRFHTGTAEILARVVLLDREVLEPGEEAEVQIRLESPTVVVHGDPFVIRSYSPAYTIGGGLVLDGFPRKHKRNSQEVMSYLEELKSGDPIRISLSLIKASGTKGMTKAELVQRLNLAEELWAQVLESPRFKADAKEIDSGTGGRSRQEDMLFVATEVYSMVRAEVLKALQQYFHGHPLEPGIPKEDLRGRCASRPSSRLFSQVLQGLLEEGEVVVEGDRWRWKGHKVNLGEKQQARLKELEALFLSVGLQPPLQKEVEERLKLQEKEARDLLELMVRQGKLIKVKEGLYFHSGEIRALEEKLVAFLKEKGEIQPLDFKEMTGLSRKYMIPLLEYFDRTKLTMRVGDKRVLRK
- a CDS encoding sigma-54 dependent transcriptional regulator, whose product is MKPLELLIVEDESSQRQMLAGFLRKQGHQVAEAQDGPRALDLLRERTFDVVVMDQKMPGMSGLEVLEQAKKIQPDLDVLMVTAFGTVESAVEAMKKGAFDYVTKPIDLEELLITLGRVAERRTLIRENDLLRERLREKGVDPGEMIYKSPEMAEVVNLAGRVAPSKAAVLILGESGTGKELLARLIHSLSPRSQKPMVTVNCAALPESILESELFGHEKGAFTGAIQRRIGRFEQADGGTLFLDEIGDLSPPVQVKLLRFLQEGEFQRVGGTTTLHADVRLISATHKDLESAIKEGSFREDLFYRLNVVTIKVPPLRERRQDIRPLVEHFLKRYARDNGKKIQGVSREAMDLLYKYDYPGNVRELENIVERAVVITRDTVIQSQDLPFGLRTKETVFSEQVEEKKGLRAAVESLERRLIEKAMLEARFNQSKAAKILGLSERMLRYKLKKYGFKSLSGQ
- a CDS encoding ATP-binding protein; this encodes MTEKRANNSRRIKPELAPSGLVQPLVVSLAGVIFVILFLGLAFLNSRRMEATLLQVQENKASSIVEGVERISRELFSYLNKMEELYDPFSGGGSGLGETTNLAHEALATSLIEAARELDALEEQGNLPPEELRKMARLMSLQAIAFVDEKGQILKASGPISQEIMGQATTLLKEAKWVSLKLFPWRSGLRAFPYVALRRSSGNGLVLLALGQEELLAWRLKAAIQEALEVGGWRKGVLYMRVIDEGGALLAEAGEAMPKKTGAHSKAESLVAARALRQETSDGRQVLEIVLPFRMDEKVVGTAHVGLDPGEMDSLLETNRIQIYLSSGMMTLLAFLAVGFLYREENRHRSRIQEMRDRLQKAESLSSLGRLAAAVAHEVRNPLNAISMAVQMVGREYAPSQENSQKEFSRLVNVIRGEIQRINRIVEEFLGLTRKGALEVKELMARELLDRLSVLIQPQASSCGIQIVVSGEDNETRVLVDPDRIMQALLNLTVNAMEAMGQQGGVLRLGYKTEDRSRVVLEIHDSGRGISGEELEKIFEPGYSTKARGLGLGLHIAREIVRLHGGDITVESQEGKGTSFFVSLPRSHTA
- the fdhD gene encoding formate dehydrogenase accessory sulfurtransferase FdhD; this encodes MKDEIIENRRVLVLQNGILTESQVNLVRELPLTIYLDGQELVTLLCTGQHPEELAVGFLRSEGILDSWEEVLSLRTDDRGGFVWVELKEKRKLRQELLHKRTLGAGCGRASLYYQPLDGIQIKRVGPGPKLSPEKIVELMHQASIRGSLYKEARATHAAGLASADQLLVFREDIGRHNAVDMIVGHAMKNKIPLEDKILLTTGRASSEIVLKAARVGIAVVASRSAATALGVALAENVGMTLLGSVRGGRLTVYCHRERVSCT
- a CDS encoding FHA domain-containing protein → MARLIVKFRGAVVQEHLLDKPSIRIGRREGNDIRIDNLAVSGNHAKIEKIDGSYIIVDLKSTNGTFVNNKKIVQARLRHLDEIMIGKHILIFEDESQEPQPRQEESQQLPPEPIEEHSPSRTTGEFTGKPAVLRFLEPARHSEVLLHKKITVIGRREDAEVRLRGLFEPKVAAIIARKAKGYSLLPEAKARVLLNGQQISQRTDLKSGDVIEIGSLKLVFSES
- a CDS encoding lysophospholipid acyltransferase family protein codes for the protein MHLKKWKKRLKRGPGAWAAFFGLGLLYVVLHLVPINALPRVGLWVGRMIALLGGPRRRIALRNLSKAFGSSLGFHSKRELVQRLLKTLGLTLAELGHPGFMSLDSLRERVPIQGLEHLQQALSQGRGVILATAHFGNFPLILARLGLEGYHVGVIIRDPRHRPVARFLDRWRASYNVKTLKDKPRWASVKEALALLRENGILVLHVDLNVSEGGLYVPFFGHWLPTFRGPAMLALRSGTPLLPTFIRRLHGLHHRLSIHPPIQVQLCGDREEDTWRILLALNQETEKIISQYPDQWWWIHRRFRKEKPASEVGRSLHAQA